The following are from one region of the Hippocampus zosterae strain Florida chromosome 9, ASM2543408v3, whole genome shotgun sequence genome:
- the ppil1 gene encoding peptidyl-prolyl cis-trans isomerase-like 1 — protein sequence MSGIPPDTWQPPTVSLETTMGTIVLELYWRHAPKTCKNFAELARRGYYNNTKFHRIIQNFMVQGGDPTGTGRGGASIFGKQFEDELHPELKFTGAGIIAMANAGPDSNGSQFFLTLRPTQWLDGKHSIFGRVHQGMGVLNRIGLVETKGQDRPVDDVKIISASVSN from the exons ATGTCAGGTATACCTCCGGACACATGGCAACCTCCCACTGTTTCACTGGAGACGAC AATGGGGACAATTGTGTTGGAACTGTACTGGAGACATGCACCCAAGACCTGCAAAAACTTTGCTGAACTGGCTAGAAGAGGATATTACAATAACACAAAGTTCCATAGGATAATACAGAACTTCATGGTGCAAGGTGGAGACCCGACAGGCACAG gTCGTGGTGGTGCCTCCATATTTGGGAAACAGTTTGAAGATGAACTCCACCCAGAACTTAAATTCACTG GTGCTGGTATAATAGCTATGGCCAATGCAGGACCAGATTCGAATGGAAGTCAGTTTTTCCTCACCCTCAGACCCACTCAGTGGCTGGATGGAAAGCACAGCATTTTTGGAAGAGTGCACCAGGGCATGGGAGTGCTGAACCGGATTGGGCTGGTGGAAACCAAAGGGCAAGATCGACCTGTTGATGATGTAAAGATTATCTCAGCTTCTGTGTCCAACTAA
- the slc6a11a gene encoding solute carrier family 6 member 11a, translated as MHLLHSSVMRQFPIQSNLEISVNCSASGMADSLGKICYVSTKTSPQRPKERGKWATKSEFILSVAGAIIGLGNVWRFPYLCYKNGGGAFFIPYVLFLGTCGIPLFVLETALGQYTSQGGIMCWRRICPLFQGIGYAGQLILFYGCISYMVILAWAFLYLFSSFSRVMPWATCDNTWNTDSCVVLSNYSANWTSNMNVSSSVVEFWQRRVLNISPGIEVLGKIQWELSLCLLLAWIICYFCVWKGVRSTGKATYFTATFPFVMLVVLFVRGMSLPGALHGIKYYLYPNPARLADPQVWMDAGTQIFYSYAICLGCLTTLGSYNKYNNNCYRDSFFLCLLNSGTSFVSGFAIFSVLGYMSQKQGVDITLVAESGPGLVFIVYPQAVSLLPWPQVWSVCFFTMIILLGIDGQFAGLESIMTSITDMYPSQIQKGYRRELILLFICFFSYLFGNLLVCQAGSYILQIFDHYVCSGPTLLLMAVFQSVVIGWIYGAERFSDNIEDMIGYKPLPLIKYCWLYVTPVICSGTLVFLLLKYTPLKFNNAYVYPWWAYWFGWFLALSSLFLIPFAMICRVAKGKGSLWQRLKTSTQCADDLPMMAKEMATLRIALNAHDDGKNSNIR; from the exons ATGCATCTATTACATAGCTCGGTTATGAGACAGTTCCCCATCCAGTCCAACCTAGAAATAAGTGTCAATTGCTCAGCAAGCGGCATGGCCGACTCCCTTGGAAAGATTTGCTACGTCTCTACAAAGACGTCTCCACAAAGACCTAAGGAGCGTGGCAAGTGGGCAACCAAAAGCGAGTTCATCCTGTCAGTGGCTGGTGCAATTATCGGACTTGGGAATGTTTGGAGGTTTCCTTATTTATGCTACAAGAACGGCGGTG GAGCATTCTTCATTCCATATGTCCTGTTTCTTGGTACCTGCGGTATCCCTCTATTTGTCCTGGAGACGGCTCTGGGCCAGTACACCAGTCAAGGGGGAATCATGTGCTGGAGGAGGATCTGCCCCTTGTTTCAAG GCATTGGATACGCCGGCCAGCTCATCCTTTTCTATGGATGCATCAGCTACATGGTCATTTTAGCCTGGGCGTTTCTCTACttgttctcttctttttccaGAGTGATGCCATGGGCAACATGTGATAATACATGGAACACAG ACTCTTGCGTCGTATTGAGCAACTATAGTGCCAATTGGACTTCCAATATGAACGTATCATCATCCGTTGTGGAGTTTTGGCA ACGCCGCGTGCTAAACATATCTCCTGGCATTGAGGTCCTGGGAAAGATCCAATGGGAGCTTTCTTTGTGCCTTCTTCTTGCTTGGATCATCTGCTACTTTTGTGTCTGGAAGGGGGTGCGATCCACCGGGAAG GCTACCTACTTCACAGCAACCTTTCCCTTCGTCATGTTAGTGGTGTTGTTTGTCAGAGGAATGAGCCTTCCCGGCGCCCTGCATGGCATCAAGTACTACTTGTACCCCAATCCCGCACGGCTCGCTGATCCACAG GTTTGGATGGATGCTGGAACCCAGATATTCTATTCCTACGCCATATGCTTGGGATGTCTAACCACACTTGGGAGCTACAACAAGTACAACAACAATTGTTACAG AGACTCCTTCTTTCTTTGCTTGCTGAATAGCGGGACCAGCTTTGTTAGTGGCTTTGCTATTTTCTCAGTTCTGGGCTACATGTCCCAAAAACAAGGTGTGGACATCACCTTGGTAGCTGAGTCAG GTCCAGGCCTTGTCTTCATCGTGTACCCACAAGCGGTGAGCCTCCTGCCATGGCCTCAAGTGTggtctgtgtgttttttcacCATGATCATCCTGTTGGGAATCGACGGTCAG TTTGCTGGACTTGAAAGCATCATGACCTCTATCACGGATATGTACCCTTCCCAGATCCAAAAAGGATACCGGAGAGagcttattttattgtttatctgttttttttcctatctcTTCGGCAACCTTTTGGTGTGTCAG gCCGGCTCATACATTCTGCAGATTTTTGATCACTACGTCTGCAGTGGTCCTACTCTTCTTTTGATGGCAGTGTTCCAGTCAGTGGTTATTGGATGGATTTATG gTGCTGAGCGCTTCAGCGACAACATTGAGGATATGATCGGATACAAACCTCTGCCGCTGATTAAGTACTGCTGGCTCTACGTGACACCTGTGATATGCAGC gGAACACTTGTGTTCTTGTTGCTGAAATACACACCGCTCAAGTTCAACAACGCCTATGTGTATCCTTGGTGGGCCTATTGGTTTGGCTGGTTCCTTGCTTTGTCTTCGCTATTTTTGATCCCCTTCGCCATGATCTGCAGAGTGGCCAAAGGAAAAGGGAGTCTCTGGCAG CGTCTGAAGACAAGTACCCAGTGTGCAGATGATCTCCCAATGATGGCGAAGGAAATGGCGACACTCCGCATTGCACTGAACGCACATGATGATGGCAAAAACAGTAATATTCGGTAA